In Ruminiclostridium papyrosolvens DSM 2782, the following proteins share a genomic window:
- a CDS encoding energy-coupling factor ABC transporter ATP-binding protein → MIKFDNVSFAYDKNNILNNINLSVKKGEFVAIVGRNGAGKTTLMKLLNGLLKPTSGVVNIASLNTSYTRTSELAKHVGFLFQNPDRQICRNTVKAEIEFGLKCILTDNADIEKRCSSTIEKFGLLPDKDPFSLSRGERQKVALASVLALSPEILVLDEPTTGLDYKECMHIMETINELNSSGTTVVMVCHDMELVADFAQRIVVVGDGRILADDICRRVMSRPEVLKEASLAPPQIVELSLKLGTDFEDVFTVDEMTETISQKAKREGV, encoded by the coding sequence GTGATAAAGTTCGATAACGTAAGCTTCGCATATGACAAAAATAACATTCTTAACAATATAAACCTTTCTGTAAAAAAAGGAGAATTTGTTGCTATTGTGGGCAGAAATGGAGCAGGAAAGACTACTCTTATGAAACTCCTAAACGGCTTGCTGAAACCCACATCGGGTGTAGTCAACATTGCGAGCCTTAATACCTCTTATACAAGAACAAGTGAGTTGGCGAAACATGTAGGATTTCTGTTTCAAAACCCCGACAGACAGATTTGTCGCAATACTGTTAAGGCAGAGATAGAATTTGGACTGAAATGTATACTGACAGACAATGCTGACATTGAAAAAAGATGCAGCAGCACAATAGAAAAATTTGGCTTGCTTCCTGACAAGGACCCATTTTCCCTGAGCAGGGGAGAGAGACAGAAAGTCGCACTGGCATCAGTATTGGCTTTGTCGCCGGAAATACTTGTATTGGATGAACCTACAACCGGATTAGACTACAAGGAATGTATGCATATAATGGAAACAATAAATGAGCTGAACAGTAGCGGAACGACTGTTGTTATGGTATGCCATGATATGGAGCTGGTTGCGGATTTTGCACAAAGAATAGTTGTTGTGGGGGATGGTCGTATACTTGCAGACGATATTTGCCGGAGGGTAATGTCCCGCCCGGAAGTATTAAAGGAGGCCTCCCTTGCACCACCGCAGATAGTGGAGTTGTCATTAAAGCTTGGGACAGATTTTGAGGATGTATTTACAGTGGATGAAATGACAGAAACTATATCACAAAAAGCCAAGAGAGAGGGTGTATAA
- the grpE gene encoding nucleotide exchange factor GrpE, with amino-acid sequence MKKEKHPKDEKQNTKEMNSEEINKGVENPEISETSDVKEDEAVNTEIEDLKAKLEEKSKQCEEFKNMVQRTAAEFDNYKKRTIKEKEALSLDIAIDTVDSFLPVVDNLERALKAAENMENNPLKEGVEMVMRQLKDCLDKLGVEAIEAVNNSFDPELHNAVMHVTDDEIGENIVVEEFQKGYTMKGKVIRHSMVKVVN; translated from the coding sequence ATGAAAAAAGAAAAACATCCTAAGGATGAAAAACAAAACACTAAGGAAATGAATTCTGAAGAAATCAACAAAGGAGTAGAAAATCCGGAGATATCAGAGACTTCTGATGTGAAGGAGGACGAAGCAGTAAATACGGAAATTGAGGACTTAAAAGCAAAATTGGAAGAAAAGTCTAAACAATGTGAAGAATTCAAAAATATGGTTCAACGTACAGCAGCCGAGTTTGACAATTATAAAAAAAGAACAATCAAGGAAAAGGAAGCTCTTAGCCTTGATATAGCAATAGACACAGTAGATTCCTTCCTGCCGGTAGTAGATAACCTCGAGAGAGCTTTGAAAGCTGCAGAGAACATGGAAAACAATCCACTGAAGGAAGGCGTTGAAATGGTTATGAGACAGTTGAAGGATTGTCTCGACAAGTTGGGAGTAGAAGCAATAGAGGCAGTTAATAATTCATTTGACCCTGAACTCCACAATGCAGTAATGCATGTAACGGATGATGAAATTGGCGAAAATATTGTGGTTGAGGAATTTCAGAAGGGTTATACAATGAAGGGCAAAGTAATCAGACATAGTATGGTAAAGGTAGTAAACTAA
- a CDS encoding energy-coupling factor transporter transmembrane component T family protein, translated as MKGILEYSQGETIIHRLNPLSKMIVAFLICLSSFANNNIYFTIGIIAVNLLIAYLAQIFDKALSLLITLFKIGIVLFLLQVFFIRTGNILLTLPFNLYITDIGLKFSILLVLRLVGATMPLVIILTVTRMSDLTNVMVQKFHIPYKYTFAFTTALRFIPIFENEMKGIIEAQTARGVEFDTKNPVKKLKLVLPLCVPLLISSVKRIEGSAISAELRGFNLRSRDSGYKTYGFIGMDYIAMLFSILLLLTSIIIL; from the coding sequence GTGAAGGGTATTTTGGAATACAGTCAGGGCGAGACCATAATACACAGGTTAAACCCTTTATCAAAAATGATAGTCGCTTTTCTGATTTGCTTGAGCAGCTTTGCCAACAATAACATTTACTTTACAATTGGAATTATTGCAGTAAACCTTCTCATAGCCTATCTTGCTCAAATTTTTGACAAAGCCTTGTCTTTGTTGATTACACTATTTAAAATAGGCATTGTACTTTTTTTGTTGCAGGTCTTCTTCATAAGAACCGGGAATATACTTTTAACTCTTCCCTTCAATTTATACATTACTGATATAGGCTTGAAATTCAGTATACTGCTGGTTTTGAGACTTGTAGGGGCAACCATGCCTTTAGTTATAATTCTTACAGTTACCAGAATGAGCGATCTTACTAATGTTATGGTGCAAAAATTTCATATACCATATAAGTACACCTTTGCATTTACAACCGCTCTTAGGTTTATACCCATTTTTGAAAATGAAATGAAGGGTATAATTGAAGCCCAGACTGCAAGAGGAGTTGAGTTTGATACAAAAAACCCTGTAAAGAAGCTAAAATTAGTACTTCCACTTTGTGTTCCGCTTCTTATATCCTCAGTTAAACGGATTGAGGGCAGTGCAATATCTGCCGAATTGAGAGGCTTTAATTTAAGAAGCAGAGACAGCGGATATAAGACATATGGCTTCATTGGTATGGATTATATAGCAATGCTGTTTTCAATATTGCTATTATTAACAAGTATTATCATACTATAA
- a CDS encoding aminotransferase class IV encodes MTFEDNIGTKCIINGETLYAEALNNYSEEKYTACYEVIRIIKGIPLFFDDHFTRLKNSVHKTQNDLEISKKDLRAQITQICKLNGLENCNVKVLVLLYEKEQITLLHINKFYYPSQEEYARGVKCCTVKLKRNNPNIKMINTSYKAEIKRVSEENNAFEVLLVDDNDKITEGGKSNVFFVKGDKIYTSPEEYILKGITRQYIIDVCVKLGYEVIETLIGVDQLTNFDAVFITGTSINAMPLKTIDECVLNSSENVVTKNVMGGYNSLISAYIQGNCNEK; translated from the coding sequence ATGACATTTGAAGATAACATAGGTACAAAGTGTATTATAAACGGAGAAACCTTGTATGCTGAAGCGCTGAATAATTATTCAGAAGAAAAGTATACGGCTTGCTATGAAGTTATTCGTATAATAAAAGGGATTCCGTTATTTTTTGATGATCACTTTACACGTCTAAAAAATTCTGTACACAAGACCCAAAATGATTTGGAAATATCAAAAAAGGATTTAAGGGCTCAAATTACCCAAATATGTAAGTTGAATGGCTTAGAAAACTGTAACGTAAAAGTACTGGTTCTACTTTATGAAAAAGAGCAGATTACGCTTCTGCATATAAATAAGTTCTATTATCCTTCACAAGAGGAATATGCTAGAGGTGTAAAGTGTTGTACAGTCAAGCTCAAGAGAAACAATCCAAATATCAAAATGATAAATACTTCATATAAGGCAGAAATTAAGCGGGTCTCAGAAGAAAATAATGCTTTTGAAGTGCTTTTGGTAGATGACAACGATAAAATAACAGAGGGCGGAAAGTCCAATGTTTTTTTTGTAAAAGGTGACAAAATATATACATCTCCCGAAGAATATATATTGAAAGGTATTACGAGGCAATATATAATTGATGTTTGTGTAAAACTAGGATATGAAGTAATAGAAACATTGATTGGTGTTGACCAGTTAACTAATTTTGATGCTGTGTTTATAACCGGTACATCTATTAATGCAATGCCGTTAAAAACAATAGACGAGTGTGTATTGAATTCGTCTGAGAATGTTGTAACCAAAAATGTCATGGGAGGTTATAACAGTCTTATATCGGCATATATTCAAGGCAATTGCAATGAGAAATAG
- the yfbR gene encoding 5'-deoxynucleotidase: MDDKSFHFFAFLSRMKYINRWGLMRNTYTENIQEHSLQVSIIAHGLAVIKNTYFNGEVNPERVAILAMFHDCNEIITGDMPTPIKYYNPQISKIYKDIEDISKEKIISMLPEEMADEYYSLFFKNPDDMKCWKLVKAADRISAYIKCVEEVKVGNNEFKKARETILQSILEIDLPEVGYFMEKFIPSFNLSLDEID; the protein is encoded by the coding sequence ATGGATGATAAAAGCTTTCATTTTTTTGCGTTTCTATCAAGGATGAAGTATATAAACCGATGGGGACTTATGCGCAACACGTATACCGAAAATATACAGGAACACAGTTTACAGGTTTCTATAATTGCACATGGGCTGGCAGTGATTAAAAACACATATTTTAACGGAGAAGTAAACCCTGAGAGAGTAGCAATACTTGCAATGTTCCATGACTGCAATGAAATAATAACAGGGGATATGCCTACGCCCATAAAATATTATAACCCTCAGATAAGTAAAATTTACAAGGATATAGAAGACATATCAAAGGAAAAAATCATATCTATGCTGCCCGAAGAAATGGCGGATGAGTATTACTCGTTATTCTTTAAAAATCCGGATGACATGAAATGCTGGAAACTAGTGAAGGCAGCTGACAGGATTTCTGCATATATAAAATGTGTTGAAGAAGTAAAAGTTGGAAACAACGAATTCAAAAAGGCTCGGGAAACCATTCTGCAATCAATATTGGAGATAGATTTGCCTGAGGTCGGATATTTCATGGAGAAATTCATACCAAGCTTTAATTTGTCCCTTGATGAGATTGATTAA
- a CDS encoding energy-coupling factor ABC transporter ATP-binding protein, protein MIEFKDFSFKYKAGEEPALVIKNLSIQKGDFVGIIGNSGAGKSTFTYAVNGVIPHHYDGDFYGAVRVKGCDTVDSSLTQLALSVGSVFQDIDGQMVSSVVEDEILFGLENFGVPKEEIQQRITDILIMVGIEDLRYRNINTLSGGQKQKVAIAAVVALMPDILVLDEPTAELDPQSSQQIYNMLKMLNQKLNITIIVVEQKIMLLSEFSKRIIILDKGKIYLDGTPKEVLSDTSKLTDIGVNCPRVATLANNLNQLKIYNGPVPVNVAEAETMVRSVLG, encoded by the coding sequence ATGATTGAGTTCAAGGATTTTTCATTTAAATACAAAGCAGGTGAAGAGCCTGCTTTGGTGATAAAAAACCTTTCTATACAAAAGGGTGATTTCGTGGGTATCATAGGAAACAGCGGAGCGGGCAAGTCAACCTTTACCTATGCAGTTAACGGGGTTATCCCACATCACTATGACGGAGATTTTTATGGTGCGGTCAGGGTCAAGGGGTGTGATACTGTTGATTCATCACTGACACAGCTGGCGTTGAGCGTAGGAAGTGTATTTCAGGATATCGACGGACAAATGGTATCCTCAGTTGTAGAAGATGAGATATTATTTGGTCTGGAAAATTTCGGAGTCCCCAAGGAAGAAATTCAGCAGAGAATAACAGATATACTTATAATGGTTGGTATAGAAGATTTGCGGTATAGAAACATCAACACACTAAGCGGCGGTCAGAAGCAAAAGGTTGCCATAGCGGCTGTAGTTGCATTGATGCCTGACATATTGGTACTTGACGAGCCAACTGCCGAACTAGACCCGCAAAGCAGCCAGCAGATATATAATATGTTAAAAATGCTGAACCAAAAACTGAACATAACAATAATAGTAGTTGAGCAGAAAATAATGTTGCTCAGCGAGTTTTCAAAGAGAATCATAATATTGGACAAAGGTAAAATCTATCTGGATGGTACACCAAAAGAGGTGCTGAGTGATACATCCAAATTGACGGATATTGGTGTTAACTGCCCAAGGGTAGCAACTCTGGCAAACAATCTTAATCAGCTCAAAATATACAATGGACCGGTTCCTGTAAATGTTGCGGAAGCCGAAACCATGGTCAGGAGCGTACTCGGGTGA
- the hrcA gene encoding heat-inducible transcriptional repressor HrcA yields the protein MLLDDRKLKILQAIIDDYIYSAEPVGSRTIAKKHELGLSSATIRNEMADLEEMGLLEQPYTSAGRVPSDKGYRLYVDQLMKINELTDSEIEKIRSDMNIRINELSQLIRNASAVMSRFTKYTSMAITPHMKQSVLKAVQVVPIEPGKALVIIVTDANVVRNNLIRIPESVTPDFLIQISNMLNEQLKGFTLEMLKSDILNEKFEKLNSLPYGLIKPILDGIEDLIKTIDKPEVYLDGATNILNFPEFKEVDKAKEFLNILDEKKFVSDLLTNNSNKNNEIIIHIGNENAIEGIKDCSLVTASYTVGNHVIGTIGIIGPTRMEYSKVVSSMNYIRNKINQEILKLLDNG from the coding sequence ATGCTACTTGACGATAGAAAATTGAAAATACTTCAAGCAATTATAGATGATTATATATATTCTGCTGAACCTGTAGGCTCCAGAACTATTGCCAAGAAGCATGAACTTGGTTTGAGTTCGGCTACAATTAGAAATGAAATGGCTGATCTTGAAGAAATGGGTCTTTTGGAACAGCCATATACATCGGCAGGCAGAGTTCCTTCCGATAAAGGGTACAGGCTTTATGTTGACCAGCTGATGAAGATAAATGAATTAACTGATAGTGAGATAGAGAAAATCCGAAGTGATATGAATATTCGTATAAACGAACTTAGTCAGCTCATAAGGAATGCATCCGCGGTTATGTCAAGATTTACCAAATATACATCTATGGCCATAACACCTCATATGAAACAGAGTGTATTAAAAGCTGTTCAGGTAGTACCTATAGAGCCTGGGAAAGCATTGGTGATTATTGTTACGGATGCTAACGTTGTAAGAAATAATCTGATAAGAATTCCTGAGAGTGTTACACCTGATTTCTTAATTCAGATTTCAAATATGCTAAACGAGCAGTTAAAGGGATTTACTTTGGAAATGCTCAAATCGGACATATTAAATGAAAAGTTTGAAAAACTGAATTCATTGCCTTATGGATTAATTAAACCAATCCTAGACGGGATAGAGGATTTGATTAAGACAATTGATAAGCCGGAAGTATATCTTGATGGGGCAACAAATATTCTGAATTTTCCGGAGTTCAAGGAAGTTGATAAGGCAAAGGAGTTTTTGAATATACTGGATGAAAAGAAGTTTGTATCTGACCTTCTTACTAATAATTCGAATAAAAACAATGAGATAATTATTCACATAGGAAATGAGAATGCTATAGAAGGCATAAAAGATTGCAGTTTGGTTACTGCATCCTATACTGTAGGTAATCATGTAATAGGAACAATAGGAATTATCGGGCCAACCAGAATGGAGTACTCAAAGGTTGTGTCATCTATGAATTATATAAGGAATAAAATCAATCAGGAGATTCTTAAACTTCTGGATAATGGATAG
- a CDS encoding HD domain-containing protein: protein MVWRQLREQQENLLSPYAARSVNSFGRIINEEKCPIRTDYERDGNRILYSMEFRRLRHKTQVFFNAKNDHICTRMEHVLNVGSIAVTIARTLNLNQDLTYAIALGHDLGHAPFGHSGERVLDKCMKKVNKESGFKHELHSLRVVEKLATRISKEKIHERCGLNLTFEVKDGIVSHCGEKYNEYSLRRDMEKTPQSLLSLKDRGHLPFTLEACIVRLVDKIAYVGRDIEDAVRVNLMNMHDIPMDIRNELGNTNGEIINTLVCDLVENSYGRDCIQLSTEKGQALEKLINENVRLIYKADKITRYEKIAENTLEGLFDSLRNSLSDFERLQTNENKVYRMFYNFIADKAYDKSESDAQKVIDFIAGMTDQFAQSCFEEIYWM from the coding sequence ATGGTGTGGAGGCAATTAAGAGAACAGCAAGAGAATTTGTTGAGTCCTTATGCAGCAAGAAGTGTTAATTCTTTTGGCAGAATAATAAATGAGGAAAAATGTCCTATCAGGACAGATTATGAGCGTGACGGAAACAGGATTCTATACTCTATGGAGTTTCGAAGACTAAGACACAAAACTCAGGTATTTTTTAATGCAAAGAACGACCATATATGTACACGGATGGAGCATGTACTGAACGTGGGCTCAATTGCTGTCACTATAGCAAGGACCCTCAATCTGAATCAGGACCTTACTTATGCAATTGCTTTAGGACATGATTTGGGGCATGCACCCTTCGGTCACAGTGGTGAACGGGTATTAGATAAATGCATGAAGAAAGTAAATAAGGAAAGTGGCTTTAAACATGAACTTCACAGCCTTAGAGTTGTAGAAAAGCTTGCTACACGTATCTCAAAAGAAAAAATACATGAAAGATGCGGTCTGAACCTCACATTTGAGGTAAAAGACGGAATAGTTTCACATTGCGGAGAAAAATATAACGAATACTCTTTAAGAAGAGATATGGAGAAAACGCCACAATCACTGCTAAGTTTGAAGGACCGGGGACATCTTCCCTTTACTCTTGAAGCCTGTATAGTAAGACTGGTGGACAAAATAGCATATGTTGGCAGAGATATTGAGGATGCTGTACGTGTGAACCTGATGAATATGCATGACATACCCATGGACATAAGAAATGAGTTGGGAAACACAAATGGGGAAATAATAAATACTCTGGTTTGCGATTTGGTTGAGAACAGTTATGGAAGAGATTGTATTCAGCTTAGTACGGAAAAAGGTCAGGCCCTTGAAAAGCTCATAAACGAGAATGTAAGGTTGATTTACAAGGCTGATAAGATTACCAGGTATGAAAAAATTGCTGAAAATACTCTTGAAGGCTTGTTTGACAGCCTTCGTAACAGCCTTTCGGATTTTGAAAGGCTTCAGACAAATGAAAATAAGGTTTACAGAATGTTTTATAACTTTATAGCAGACAAAGCATATGATAAGTCTGAAAGTGATGCTCAAAAAGTAATAGACTTTATAGCAGGCATGACAGACCAGTTTGCACAAAGCTGCTTTGAAGAAATATACTGGATGTAG